From a region of the Actinomadura luzonensis genome:
- a CDS encoding ROK family protein, with the protein MGTSGRRTVRDLRRGNRAMLLRALYFGGPASRNELSAATGLSPATVSTMTADLLAGNVIAEAGQVDSDGGRPRVLLKVNPDYGYAVGVDVGETQVKVELFDLEMRERARAHYAVRSAKHDPELVARHILAGVDAVIAEGEVPPERVLGVGVGVPGIVEPGPGGVVRAKTFGWREVPLGALLRAGTALSRPMPPLYVDNGAKTMGQAELWFGSGKGTRDAIIVLMGSGVGGTVVTDGAIYRGAGKAAGEVGHLKIVAGGRACRCGARGCLEAYLGAEAILDRAGVVADSADEESALARLLDEGSPVIGESVELLGAGLSSLVHLFNPERIVIGGWAGLMLGGRLLAEIRAATAANTQLQPFQPETVVLGRLGPDAVALGAATLVLEPFFREAALSAPAIA; encoded by the coding sequence ATGGGCACGTCAGGCCGCAGGACGGTGCGCGACCTGCGCAGAGGCAACCGGGCGATGCTCCTGCGCGCGCTCTACTTCGGCGGCCCCGCCAGCCGCAACGAGCTGTCCGCCGCCACCGGCCTCAGCCCGGCCACCGTCAGCACGATGACCGCCGACCTGCTGGCCGGCAACGTGATCGCCGAGGCCGGCCAGGTCGACTCCGACGGCGGCCGGCCCCGCGTGCTGCTCAAGGTCAACCCCGACTACGGCTACGCGGTCGGCGTGGACGTGGGGGAGACCCAGGTCAAGGTCGAGCTGTTCGACCTGGAGATGCGCGAGCGGGCGCGGGCGCACTACGCCGTACGCTCGGCCAAGCACGACCCCGAGCTGGTCGCCCGGCACATCCTGGCGGGCGTGGACGCCGTCATCGCCGAGGGCGAGGTGCCTCCCGAGCGGGTGCTCGGCGTGGGCGTCGGCGTGCCCGGCATCGTCGAGCCCGGCCCCGGCGGGGTGGTGCGGGCCAAGACGTTCGGCTGGCGCGAGGTGCCGCTCGGCGCGCTGCTGCGGGCGGGCACCGCGCTGTCCCGCCCGATGCCGCCGCTGTACGTGGACAACGGCGCCAAGACCATGGGCCAGGCCGAGCTGTGGTTCGGCTCGGGCAAGGGCACCCGCGACGCGATCATCGTCCTCATGGGGTCGGGGGTCGGCGGCACCGTGGTCACCGACGGCGCGATCTACCGGGGCGCGGGCAAGGCCGCGGGGGAGGTCGGCCACCTGAAGATCGTCGCGGGCGGGCGGGCCTGCCGGTGCGGGGCGCGCGGCTGCCTGGAGGCGTACCTGGGGGCCGAGGCGATCCTCGACCGGGCCGGGGTCGTCGCCGACTCGGCCGACGAGGAGAGCGCCCTCGCCCGGCTGCTGGACGAGGGCTCGCCGGTGATCGGCGAGAGCGTCGAGCTGCTCGGCGCGGGGCTGTCGAGCCTGGTCCACCTGTTCAACCCCGAGCGCATCGTCATCGGCGGCTGGGCCGGGCTCATGCTGGGCGGGCGGCTGCTGGCGGAGATCAGGGCGGCCACGGCGGCCAACACGCAGCTCCAGCCGTTCCAGCCGGAGACGGTCGTGCTCGGGCGGCTCGGGCCGGACGCGGTGGCGCTGGGGGCGGCCACGCTGGTGCTGGAGCCGTTCTTCCGGGAGGCCGCGCTGAGCGCTCCCGCTATTGCGTAG